Part of the Catalinimonas alkaloidigena genome is shown below.
GGATATCAATGTATTCAATGGTATTTCACCTAATGGTGATGGGGATAATGATATATTTCGCATTGATTGTATTGAACAATACCCTCATAGTTCAGTCAAGATTTTTAATCGTGCCGGAGCATTGGTCTATGAAGTCAAGGGCTATGATAACCGTTCTATCTTTTTTGAAGGGCTTGGTAACAGAGGTCTTTACATTGGCAATAAAGAATTACCGGACGGAACATATTTCTATGTAATTGAAAAAAATAATGGAGATAAGCCTTCAACAGGTTACCTGGAGTTGTTTCGCTAATACTTATTATTTACTTGATTAACATTTCTGAAGAGAAGTATCTCTAGGGTACTTCTCTTTATTTTTATATAGAACAAGAACTTGTGTATAAGTTTTTGCCCTGGTTGCTTTTACTCTATTTTAAATAAAAGAATTATCTTAAGATTGAGTCTAAGAAGGCTTTCTCATAAGAAAATTAGCCCCTTAGTTTAGAAGAGAAGCCATTTCACTCAAAATATTATGTTGGCTTTTAACTCAAATTAGCTCCAATGTATCAATGACTTAATTTAGCTTCCTGAATTCTTAAACTTTATTCCTTTTGGTTAACCAAAAAGTGTTACGGCTCAGGAATAAAAACACGAAAATATTTTCCTCAATCGGCTGATTTATTAACTAAAACACAAGCTGCAAGAATCCCAAATGTGTTCCTCTCCGCTCATGCCTTCACCTGTCATTTGATATATCTATCAAATGTATAACAGTAAATGACAGACCTTTCACACCAGACTTACTGGAAAGTAAGCATACTTGAGTTGTTTTCTTGAAAGTAGCTATAAATGCATTGGATTAAAAGAATGTAACCTGACTGCTTTTATGCATATTGATAGCTTGGCAGGATAAGGATAATATACCAGAAGCTATGCACTTTTCTCTATCAAGCTAAGGTTAAAAAATATACCCCCTTTAAAAAAAATACCAGCCAGAAGCCGGTACTTTTTTCTTATTGTTAAGCAAAATTCATTTACTAAAAGTAAGTATGACAACGTTTAGAGTACGGAATGCGGTAGTTTAACATAAACTCATGTGTGCCATCTGAATATTTTCCTATAACTGAAGTATTAATGTCGTATGAATATCCCATGCTTAAATTCTCACTCATCTTTAGGCCCATTAGCACTGAAGCAGCATATTCTGTTCTGTAAGTAGCTCCAATTGTCAGAATGTCACTCAACACAAGGTTAGCATTAATATCCATACCTACAGCATTTCCTTCCTGAACCCTTAATAAGGCTGAAGGAACCAGTTTAACCTTGTGGTTGATGTCAAACACTACTCCCGTGCTCAACAGATAATAGCGAGACTCCTTAGCCTGTGATAAAGCTTCTTCCGCACTTGAAAGTTTGTTATTCAACATGTATGGGATGGAAAAACCGGCAAAAAATTTCTGATTACTGAAGTAAACACCTGAACCAAAGTTAGGATTGAAATCACTTCTAAAACCACTCATTTGCGCATCTGTTTCGCTTTTGAGGTTAAGCTTATTGAAATCAGAGCTCAAACGACTAAAACCTCCCTGCAAACCCATTGAAAGTGTTCCCATGCTGGTTTTGATCTTATACGCATAAACGAGGTATACCCTGTTATCGGTATGTATACCGATTTGATCGTTGCTGGCAAGCATTCCGATGCCAATATTTTTTTCTTTTAGATAGGTATGAGCGCTTACCCCACTGCTTGTAGGAGCACCATCAAAATTTTCCCATTGTCTTCTATGAAGTGCAGTGATGTTTAATTGGTCCTGGCTTCCCGCATACGCAGGATTTATTGCCAGTCTGTTGAACATAAAGTGAGAATAAATGGGACTCTGTTGAGCGTTCGCATGAAACACTATTAATAAAAACAATCCAAATAATACAAACTTATTTACCTGACGATTTTTGATCATTGCCTTCATGGCTTTTGCTTTAATTTCTTTCTGCTTAACAATTTTAAATTATACAAAAACAATATTAAATATGTCTTATGTACTAATTTTAAATAAATGTACAAAAAATATTTATAAAGTTAAATTATATATTGGATTAGTTATATGTAAGAAAATAACATTGGTACTCGTAATTTGTCATATATTCAAAAAAAATATTTATTTAACATTAAGAATATTACCTTCCTATTTCTCAGTATTGTATAATTTTATAGCAATATGAATTTGTTATTGATTAATTTACAATCACTTACACTATTTTTATAATTAACTCAGCTTTATAAATATTACATGAAGCGCATGTGAAATAAAAATGAGACAAAAAGCTAAAAAAAATTATATTTCATTCATGTGTTGGTGTAAAGACACATCCTTTTTTGATTGGTAAATGAATCTACTTAAGGGTAATACCTTGGACAATGCGCTAATTCTTGACTGTTCCAATCAATCTAAACTACTATACGAAGGGTAAAAATCTTTTAGCTGAAGCAACAACGGGTTGTATATAAAGGGTAAAGATTTACCTGCCGGTACTTATTTCTATGTAATTGATAAAAGAGATAATATATCCAAACTTAAAACCGGCTATCTGGAATTAACCTGCTAGGTTGATCAATTTTTTATAATAAATATAGTATTATTCAATTCAAAGTAGTTTTCTCAGGATGGATAGTCCTATTTTGATAGTAGAAGGCTACTATAAGAAATTAATAATTTTTTTAACTTGAAGGGAAAGAAAGCGTTACCTAAACATGAGAACTATTTTTTTGAGCTGGATCAGACTGCTTTTCATTTACTTTCTTTTTGTCTCTCCCCTCCATGCCCAGGTTAATCCGGCAGAGCAGTATGGTGAGTTATTTGAAGCGGTGCAACTGTCAGCTATTTTTCCTGATTCTAAAACCTTTCCGGATTGTATTCCTCTGCATGAGCCACAGGCAATAATGGAGGATTATCAGCAAAGTAAAGGGCAGGCTGACTTTGATTTGGAAGATTTTGTGCTTGAACATTTTCAATTGCCCAAAAGCCCATCTGTAGACTTTCAAACTGATACTGCCAATACTATTGTAGAACATATAAACGCACTCTGGCCAGTCCTAACGCGTAGCCCCTCAGAGAGCGTTAAAGGCTCGTTGATCTTACTACCTGAGTCTTATATAGTTCCTGGTGGACGCTTCAGAGAAATTTACTACTGGGACTCATACTTCACTATGCTGGGCTTACAGGTATCGAAAGAGTATGACCTGATCCGTAATATGGTAGATAACTTTTCATTTCTGATTGAGACTTTAGGATTTATTCCCAATGGCAACCGAACTTATTACACCAGCCGGTCTCAGCCTCCATTCTATTCATTGATGGTACGCCTGCTGGCGGATATTGAAGGAGATAGTGTCTTGGTGAGATACTTGCCGCAGCTAGAAAAAGAATATGCTTTTTGGATGAATGGTACAAAAAGCCTTGACGAAAATACCCCTGCTTATCGCAGAGTGGTACGCCTTGATGATGGCACCATTCTGAACCGTTATTGGGATGATAATCCTGCCCCTCGCCCCGAATCTTACAAAGAAGACTATGAACTGGCACACAGCATTGAGCGTGACAATGAGGACCTGTACCGAAACATTCGTGCTGCCTGTGAGTCAGGCTGGGATTTCAGCAGCCGCTGGCTCCGCGATGGAGAAAGCCTGGCCAGCATACACACCACTGAAATCATTCCCATAGATTTAAACAGCCTGATGTATCATCTGGAAAGGACACTTGTCGCCGCTTATGCCGAAGACGGGCAACTGGAAAAGCAGATGGACTTTAACCAAAAGGCTGAACAAAGGGCAGCGGCCATTCGCCGCTATTGCTGGGATAAAAAGCAAAAATTTTTTCTGGATTATGATTTTGTAGCTGAAACTACGGTTAACCAACCTTCACTTGCCGCAGTATTTCCCCTGTTTTTTGAGATTGCCAGTAAGCAGGAGGCGGTAAGGGTAAGTAGAAAACTTCGTAAAGAATTTATGGCCCCCGGAGGCTTATTAACTACTTTAGCAAATACCGGACAACAATGGGATGCCCCCAATGGCTGGGCCCCTCTGCAATGGGTGGCCTATCAGGCTTTGCTCAATTATGATCAGAATAAGCCGGCAAAGATGTTGGCTGAGAGATGGATTGACAATAATGTCCGGGTATTTCAGAATACCGGTAAAATGGTAGAAAAATATGTGGTCACTGACATCAGCCTGGAAGCTGGTGGTGGAGAATATCCGGTACAAGACGGTTTTGGCTGGTCCAATGGTGTCTTGCTGAAAATGATGTCAGCACAGGACATGGAGTAGTCCGCTAGGAAAGCGAACTTCCTACTTTTTCTAATAACTTTTTGGTGGATGCTACTCCGTCTTTATCACTGATCTTCTCTAATTCACCCCCAAACTCTATGCCCACATACCCTTTAAACCCGGCATCTTTGACCGTTTTCATCAGCTTTGAGATATCCATACTGCTTTCTCTTCCCTTTTTATCAAAGGCAAAAGTTTTGGCACTCACCCCTTTGGCATAGGGCATCAGCTCTTCAATTAATAAATAGCGATCATACTGCTCATCATCAGACACTTTAATATTACCAAAATCAGGTAGCGTACCTACATTATCTGTGTTTACTTGCTTCATGACCCCGGCCAGCCATTTTCCATTGGAAGATAACCCACCGTGGTTTTCTACTATGATGCTAATGTCAGCCTGTTTTCCGTAGTCAGATAATTTGGTTAATGTATCGGCAAAAGTATCTGCGGCTTCTTCCGGTTCCAGACCTTCGTATCCATTGGCATTGATACGAATAGCATGGCAACCCAAGGTTTGAGCCGCATCTATCCAGGGTTTGTGTTTGTCAATGGCAGTTTGTCTTTCCTGCACATCGGGACTCGCGGTTTTAAAGTCCCACAAATCTACCATGATCAGTACATTCTTCACTCCCTGATCATCAGCTCTTTGATTAAGTTCTTTAAGATAGTTCTGGTCTTCTTCCCTACCCTCAAAGAAACCACTAACATATTCCACTGCTGAAATTCCATATTTTTCCCTGGCGATCTGAGGAAAATCAAGATTACTCATATCCCCATTCCGGATAGGTTGTCTTAGAGACCATTCGGCCAATGAAATATCAAAGAATAGCGGTTTTTTGATAAGCGTGGAAAAATCAGGCATTAATGCCACACCTGTTCCAGCCTGCATCAATTTGACAAATTCTCTTCTGTTCATGCTAGTAATTTTAGATTGGGCGTTCTCTTTACAGTTTAGGATGCATATTATTAAGTATAATAATAAAATTTCACTCAGAATGAAATATTAAATACTGCTATTTATGCAAAAAGTCTTTTGACTGTGCCCTCTGTATTACATTTTTATTGCTTATCTGTTATACTATTTTTTAGTCGGCTGTCAGCACCAAGAATCAGAAAGTAAATTTGAACAAGCTGAAATCAAGTTTCAACACATAGTCGTTATCAGATTTAGTTAATGATCCCAATGCAACTACTAACCAATATTCAATTCCGAATATATTGAGGAGGTCAAAAAAAGCAGGAAGTGATGCTACAGTGGTTTCAAAATACACACACTAAAGCCGATACTATACCAGATGAGCGGGAAGTGGAAAGACGTTTGATCGCTTTATGTGAGTCCCCGGATAAGCAGGCAAATATTAGCGTAAGATAAGAGCATGAAGGCTGAAGACCGAAGGAGATCAAAATCTACTTCAGTTTTCGGTCTCCTGACTTCTGACTATTCACTGGTAACCAATTGATAAGTCTGCTCGGCAATAGACAGTTCCTCATCAGTGGGAACTACCAGAATCTTGACTGTGCTCACTTCATCCTGAATTTCCTGTATACCTTTTTGTCGTTGAAAATTCTTTGCCCTGTTAAGAATGATACCCAGATGTTCTAAACCTTGACAGGCTTTTTCTCTGACCACTGTACTATTCTCACCTACTCCTGCGGTAAAAATGAGTGCATCCAGTGGTCCGGCAATCGCCAGATATGCTCCGATATACTTTCTAATGCGATAGGCATACATTTCCAGCGCCAGGCTAGCCTCCTGATCTCCTTCTTCTACCCTTTCAATGATGGTTCTCATATCGTTTTCACCAGCTACTCCCTTAAGTCCGCTTTGCTTATTAAGTTCCCGGTCAATTTCTTCAAAACTCATATTGAGCTTGTTGCCCATATAAAAAATAATGGCGGGGTCAATGTCACCAGAACGAGTACCCATAATAAGTCCGGGCAAAGGACTTAGTCCCATGGAAGTATCTACACTTTTTCCATTTTTGATTGCAGTCATGCTACAGCCGTTTCCCAGATGTATGCTTACAGCATTTAATTTATGAGGAAGTACGCCCAGATGAATAGCCGCCTGATGTGCAACATATTGGTGAGAAGTACCATGCATGCCATAAACTCTGATTCTGTGCTCCTGATAGTATTTTTTAGGTATAGCATAAAGAAAAGCATAATCGGGCATGCTCTGATGAAAAGCAGTATCAAATACTGCTACCTGCTTTGCCTGAGGAAATACTTCTTCAGCCACGGCAATGCCTTCCAGATTCGGAGGATTATGTAAGGGTGCCAGGGTAACTAAACTGTGGATAGCATCTTTCACTTCAGCATTGATAATCACAGCCTCACTAAAACGGCTTCCTCCATGTACTACCCTGTGTCCTACCGCCTTGATTTCATTAGGATCTTTGATCACTCCCAGCTGCTCATCCTGCAATAAGTTCCCCACCATTTCCAAACCCACACGATGATCTTTAATAGCTAAATCTTCAGTTTTTTCTTCTACTTTGCCATCAGAAAGGAAGCGTTGATGCTTAATGCGACTTTGCTCCTCTCCTATCTTTTCTACCAATCCGGCACTCATTACTTTTTTCTCTTCCATTTCAAAAAGTTTGTACTTAATGGAGGAGCTTCCGGTATTGATGACAAGTAATTTCATATGGGTATATTTAAGCAATTGGGTTAAAATAATATTTTATCTTCTGGCCTGAAATACTAAATAGACAATTTGCTTGAAAAAAGTATAATTTGAGAAGTATCAAAAAACTAACTTAGCAATAAAAATGCCTGAACACTTTATAAGCTGTGATTGGGGAACTTCTGCTTTCAGAATAAGACTGATTGAGACAAGTTCGCTGGATGTCATTCAAATGATTGATGATCCAAAACTTGGTTTTGGTAAGCTAACATTGACTCAGCATGAGTATTTACAGTGCTTCACAAAACATTGCCGGGTACTTTGTAAAGCTGCTGGATTTAACACTATTCCACTATGTATCATATCCGGTATGGCCTCATCCTCTATAGGCATCAAAAACCTCCCTTATGGCAAATTACCTTCGCCTCTAAAAGACATACGAATACCTTTTGAAGTGCTGAAAGGAACAGAAAATATAACTTATCTGATTTCCGGTTTAGCCACTGAAGAGGATGTAATGAGAGGTGAAGAAGTACAAGTGCTGGGCGCTATTCAAGAGACTCATTGCTTTAATAAAGATGCTATAATTCTACTTCCCGGCACACACTCCAAGCATGTTATCATCAAAGAAGAGCAAATACTCACTTTTCAAACCTATATGACAGGAGAACTTTTCTCTCTACTGCAAAGTCATAGCATTCTCCGACATTCTGTAGAAAATGGAAAGATACATTTACAAAATACCGATGTGCTGAAAGCATTTGACCAGGGTGTAAATCAGTCCGCATCCCCATTGCTTCAAGAACTTTTTACGATAAGAGCAAGACAAATTTTACAACATAC
Proteins encoded:
- a CDS encoding type IX secretion system membrane protein PorP/SprF encodes the protein MIKNRQVNKFVLFGLFLLIVFHANAQQSPIYSHFMFNRLAINPAYAGSQDQLNITALHRRQWENFDGAPTSSGVSAHTYLKEKNIGIGMLASNDQIGIHTDNRVYLVYAYKIKTSMGTLSMGLQGGFSRLSSDFNKLNLKSETDAQMSGFRSDFNPNFGSGVYFSNQKFFAGFSIPYMLNNKLSSAEEALSQAKESRYYLLSTGVVFDINHKVKLVPSALLRVQEGNAVGMDINANLVLSDILTIGATYRTEYAASVLMGLKMSENLSMGYSYDINTSVIGKYSDGTHEFMLNYRIPYSKRCHTYF
- the treF gene encoding alpha,alpha-trehalase TreF, translating into MRTIFLSWIRLLFIYFLFVSPLHAQVNPAEQYGELFEAVQLSAIFPDSKTFPDCIPLHEPQAIMEDYQQSKGQADFDLEDFVLEHFQLPKSPSVDFQTDTANTIVEHINALWPVLTRSPSESVKGSLILLPESYIVPGGRFREIYYWDSYFTMLGLQVSKEYDLIRNMVDNFSFLIETLGFIPNGNRTYYTSRSQPPFYSLMVRLLADIEGDSVLVRYLPQLEKEYAFWMNGTKSLDENTPAYRRVVRLDDGTILNRYWDDNPAPRPESYKEDYELAHSIERDNEDLYRNIRAACESGWDFSSRWLRDGESLASIHTTEIIPIDLNSLMYHLERTLVAAYAEDGQLEKQMDFNQKAEQRAAAIRRYCWDKKQKFFLDYDFVAETTVNQPSLAAVFPLFFEIASKQEAVRVSRKLRKEFMAPGGLLTTLANTGQQWDAPNGWAPLQWVAYQALLNYDQNKPAKMLAERWIDNNVRVFQNTGKMVEKYVVTDISLEAGGGEYPVQDGFGWSNGVLLKMMSAQDME
- a CDS encoding sugar phosphate isomerase/epimerase family protein, whose translation is MNRREFVKLMQAGTGVALMPDFSTLIKKPLFFDISLAEWSLRQPIRNGDMSNLDFPQIAREKYGISAVEYVSGFFEGREEDQNYLKELNQRADDQGVKNVLIMVDLWDFKTASPDVQERQTAIDKHKPWIDAAQTLGCHAIRINANGYEGLEPEEAADTFADTLTKLSDYGKQADISIIVENHGGLSSNGKWLAGVMKQVNTDNVGTLPDFGNIKVSDDEQYDRYLLIEELMPYAKGVSAKTFAFDKKGRESSMDISKLMKTVKDAGFKGYVGIEFGGELEKISDKDGVASTKKLLEKVGSSLS
- a CDS encoding acetate kinase, translated to MKLLVINTGSSSIKYKLFEMEEKKVMSAGLVEKIGEEQSRIKHQRFLSDGKVEEKTEDLAIKDHRVGLEMVGNLLQDEQLGVIKDPNEIKAVGHRVVHGGSRFSEAVIINAEVKDAIHSLVTLAPLHNPPNLEGIAVAEEVFPQAKQVAVFDTAFHQSMPDYAFLYAIPKKYYQEHRIRVYGMHGTSHQYVAHQAAIHLGVLPHKLNAVSIHLGNGCSMTAIKNGKSVDTSMGLSPLPGLIMGTRSGDIDPAIIFYMGNKLNMSFEEIDRELNKQSGLKGVAGENDMRTIIERVEEGDQEASLALEMYAYRIRKYIGAYLAIAGPLDALIFTAGVGENSTVVREKACQGLEHLGIILNRAKNFQRQKGIQEIQDEVSTVKILVVPTDEELSIAEQTYQLVTSE
- a CDS encoding 2-dehydro-3-deoxygalactonokinase, encoding MPEHFISCDWGTSAFRIRLIETSSLDVIQMIDDPKLGFGKLTLTQHEYLQCFTKHCRVLCKAAGFNTIPLCIISGMASSSIGIKNLPYGKLPSPLKDIRIPFEVLKGTENITYLISGLATEEDVMRGEEVQVLGAIQETHCFNKDAIILLPGTHSKHVIIKEEQILTFQTYMTGELFSLLQSHSILRHSVENGKIHLQNTDVLKAFDQGVNQSASPLLQELFTIRARQILQHTIPARNSAFLSGLLIGNELRSLARHQSDTLILCADMPLLDLYEYAILKLFPNRELRLVSTEKATILGHYQLLQQIHSS